A window of the Miscanthus floridulus cultivar M001 chromosome 14, ASM1932011v1, whole genome shotgun sequence genome harbors these coding sequences:
- the LOC136506192 gene encoding uncharacterized protein translates to MMMDRQLVRQCDMEVMKMAMLKHEETFRQQVHELHRLYRIQRELMSDLTRDAPVLTTTRRRSKQPRRALNLQLPADEYIVSADEDEDAAAGGGTELELTLAIGGRCSAAGRRNSHRRRQQAEHRDNAGSGGSSPFGSDCSGASVLSSSPPPSAEYYSDDGPAPAAVHALPSPPPPPCQRAMAFDLGEGMMMTQHAPWLLQCQQYLSLRMT, encoded by the exons ATGATGATGGACAGGCAGCTCGTGAGGCAATGCGACATGGAGGTCATGAAGATGGCCATGCTCAAGCACGAAGAAACCTTCAGGCAGCAG GTCCACGAGCTGCACCGCCTGTACCGCATCCAGAGGGAGCTGATGAGCGACCTGACCCGAGACGCACCGGTGCTGACGACCACCCGCCGGCGCAGCAAGCAGCCGCGGCGGGCGCTGAACCTGCAGCTCCCGGCGGACGAGTACATCGTCAGcgccgacgaggacgaggacgccgccgccggcggcggcacggAGCTGGAGCTCACGCTCGCCATCGGTGGGCGCTGCTCAGCCGCCGGCCGTCGCAATAGCCACAGGAGGAGGCAGCAAGCAGAGCACCGCGACAACGCCGGTAGTGGCGGCTCCTCCCCGTTCGGGTCCGACTGTTCCGGCGCGAGCGTcctgtcgtcgtcgccgccgccgtcggccgaGTACTACTCCGACGACGGGCCGGCGCCAGCGGCGGTCCACGCGCTGCcttcgcccccgccgccgccgtgccagAGGGCCATGGCGTTTGACCTTGGAGAAGGCATGATGATGACGCAGCACGCGCCGTGGCTGCTGCAGTGCCAGCAGTACCTCAGCCTGAGGATGACATGA